GACGAACTGACCGCCGCCGCGGGCGATGACGAGCGACGCCTGGAACTCCTTCTGTCCGCACGCACCGCTGCCGCCATGCAGGCCCACATGGCCACGCCGGCAGGCAGGCAGTTCGCCTCGCGCCACCCGGTGGCGCTGCCGGTGGAAGCCGACCGCCTCGCCGCCCGCTACGCCAGCTGGTACGAGCTGTTCCCGCGCTCGCAAAGCAATGATGCGCAGCGCCACGGCACCTTCGACGATGTCATCGCGCGGCTGCCCGCAATCCGCGCGATGGGCTTCGATGTGCTCTACTTCACGCCGATCCACCCCATCGGCCGCACCCACCGCAAGGGCCGCAACAACAGCCTGCGCGCCGAGCCCGGCGAACCGGGCAGCCCCTATGCAATCGGCGGCGAGGAAGGCGGGCATGATGCCTTGCATCCCGAGCTGGGCACGTTCGAAGACTTCCGCCGCCTGTGCAACGCCGCCGCGGCGAACGGCCTGGAGATCGCGCTCGATTTCGCGATCCAGTGCTCGCCCGACCACCCGTGGCTGAAAGACCATCCCGAATGGTTCGCGCACCGCCCCGACGGCTCGCTGCGCTACGCCGAGAACCCGCCCAAGAAGTACGAGGACATCGTCAACGTCGACTTCTACGCCGCGCCGCCCGCCGGCGCCGCGCTGTGGCAGGCGCTGCGCGACGTGGTGATGTTCTGGGCCGACCACGGCGTGCGCATCTTCCGCGTCGACAACCCGCACACCAAGCCGCTGCCATTCTGGGAATGGATGATCGCCGACGTGCGCGCGCACCACCCCGACACCATCTTCCTGGCCGAGGCCTTCACGCGGCCGAAGATGATGGCACGGCTGGCCAAGCTGGGCTTCAGCCAGTCGTACACCTACTTCACCTGGCGCAATACCAAGTGGGAGCTGACCGAGTACCTGACCGAGCTGACGCAGAGCCCGCTGCGCGAATTCTTCCGCCCGCACTTCTTCGTCAATACGCCGGACATCAATCCCTATTTCCTGCACCACGGCGGCCGCCCCGCGTTCCTGATCCGCGCGGCGCTGGCCACGTTGCTGTCGGGGCTATGGGGCATGTACAACGGCTTCGAGCTGTGCGAGAGCGCGCCGTTCGTGCTCGACGGCAAGGTGCGCGAGGAATACCTCGACTCCGAGAAATACCAGCTGCGCGCCCGTGACTGGCACCAGCGCGGCAACATCGTCGCCGAGATCTCGCGCCTGAACGAGATCCGCGCCGGCCATCCCGCGCTGCAAAGCCACCTGGGGCTGCGCTTCTACCATGCCGGCAGCGATGCCGTGCTGTGGTTCGCGCGCTTCGTTCCGGGTACCGAGTACCTGTTCGGCGACGACGTGCTGCTGGCAGCGGTCAACCTGGACCCGCGCAACGCGCACGACACCGATATCGAGCTGCCGCTGTGGGAGTGGGGCCTGCCCGACCATGCGCGCGTGGCCGTGCACGAGCTGATGCGCGGCCAGCGCTTCGAGCTGCAGGGCAAGCACCAGCGCATCCGCCTCGACCCCGCGCAACTGCCGTTCGCGGTATGGCACGTGCGCCCGCTGGACCGGCCGGCGCCGCGCCCCGCCGCCGCGCCGGCATCGCATGATCCGCATGGCGCCTGACCGGCATACGTGGAGACACGATGAAACGCCTCACCGAAACCGCCAGCGCCGCGCTGCTCAATGCCGATCCGCTCTGGTACAAGGACGCGGTTATCTACCAGCTGCACATCAAGTCGTTCTTCGATGCCAACGGCGACGGCGTGGGCGATTTCGCCGGATTGCTGGCCAAGCTCGACTACCTGGTCAACCTGGGCGTCGACACCATCTGGCTGCTGCCGTTCTACCCGTCGCCGCGCCGCGACGACGGCTACGACATCGCCGACTACCGCAACGTCCATCCCGACTACGGCACGCTGGCCGAGGCGCGCCGCTTTGTCACCGCGGCCCATGCGCGCGGGCTGCGCGTGATCACGGAGCTGGTCATCAACCACACCTCCGACCAGCACCCGTGGTTCCAGCGCGCGCGCAAGGCCAAGCCCGGCTCGGCCGCGCGCAGGTACTACGTCTGGTCCGACCATGACCAGTCCTACGCCGGCACGCGCATCATCTTCTGCGACACCGAGAAGTCCAACTGGAGCTGGGACCCCGTCGCCGGCGCGTACTTCTGGCACCGTTTCTATTCGCACCAGCCGGACCTGAACTTCGACAATCCGCAGGTGCTCAACGAAGTGCTGTCGGTGATGCGCTTCTGGCTCGACATGGGCATCGACGGGCTGCGGCTCGATGCGGTGCCATACCTGGTCGAGCGCGAGGGCACCAGCAACGAGAACCTGCCCGAGACCCACGCCGTCATCCGCAGCATCCGCGCGCATCTCGATGAGCACTTTCGCGGCCGCATGCTGCTGGCGGAGGCCAATATGTGGCCGGAAGACGCGCAGCAGTACTTTGGCCTGACCGGCCCCGAACCGGAAGGCGACGAATGCCACATGTGCTTCCACTTCCCGCTGATGCCGCGCATGTACATGGCCATCGCGCGCGAAGACCGCTTCCCGATCACCGACATCATGCGGCAGACGCCGGAGGTGCCGCCCAATTGCCAGTGGGCGATCTTCCTGCGCAACCACGACGAGCTGACGCTCGAGATGGTGACCAGCAGCGAGCGCGACTACCTGTGGGAGGTCTACGCCACCGACCGGCGCGCGCGCATCAACCTGGGCATCCGCCGCCGGCTGGCGCCGCTGATGGAGCGCGACCGGCGCCGCATCGAGCTGATGAACAGCCTGCTGTTCTCGATGCCGGGCACGCCGGTGATCTATTACGGCGACGAGATCGGCATGGGCGACAACATCCACCTGGGCGACCGCGACGGCGTGCGCACGCCAATGCAGTGGTCGCCCGACCGCAACGGCGGCTTCTCGCATGCCGACCCCGAGCGGCTGGTGCTGCCGCCGCTGCAGGGGCCGCTGTACGGCTACGAGGCCGTCAACGTGGAGGCGCAGGCGCGGGACCCGCACTCGCTGCTCAACTGGATGCGCCGCATGCTGGCGCTGCGGCGCAAGCATCGCGCGTTTGGCCGCGGCACGCTGCGCTTCCTCTTTCCCGGCAACCGCAAGATCCTCGCCTACCTGCGCGAGTACGAGGGCGAGCACATCCTGTGCGTCGCCAACCTGTCGCGCGCGCCGCAGGCGGTGGAGCTCGACCTGTCTACCTTCAACGGGCGCGTGCCGGTCGAGATGATGGGCGCCACGCCCTTCCCGGCAATCGGCACGCTGACGTACCTGCTGACGCTGCCGCCGTATGGCTTCTACTGGTTCGTACTGAGCGACGAGGCGCAGCCGCCGTCATGGCATGTGGAGGCGCCTGAGCAGATGCCGGACCAGATCACCCTTGTGATGCAGAACATCGGCCGCCCCGAACTGACCGACGCGTCGCGCCGCGCCCTGGCCACCGAGGTGCTGCCCCACTACATCAGCCGGCGCCGCTGGTTCGGCGGCAAGCACGAGCGCATCGAGCGCGTCGGCATGGCGTACCTGCTGCCGTTCACGCGCGGCAGCAACGGCGAGGATGTCTACCTCGGCGAAGTCGAGGTGGCACTGCCCGGACGCACCGAGCGCTACCAGCTGCCGGTCGGCATCCTGTGGGACCGCGAGAGCCCCGACGGCATGTCGCAGCTGGCGCACGGGCTGTCGATGGCGCGCGTGCGCCAGGGCAGCCGCGTGGGGCTGGCCACCGACGGCTTCGTGGTCGAGCCGTTCGCGCGCGAAGTGGTGCAGGCGCTGCGCAAAGGCGTGGAGCTGCAGGCGGGGCCGGACCGGATCCGCTTTCGCGCCGAACCGGGCCTGGCGGCGCTGGAACTGGAGCGCGACCCGATCGAGTGGATGTCGGCCGAGCAGTCGAACAGTTCGCTGTCGTACAACAGCACCGCGGTGCTCAAGCTGGTGCGGCGGCTGTCCGGCGGCATCCATCCCGAGGCCGAGATGACGCGCTACCTGACCGCGCAGGGCTATGCGCATGCGGCGCCGCTGCTGGGCGAAGTGGTGCGAACCGGCGCCGACGGCGTGCCGCATACGCTGATGCTGCTGCAGGGCTATATCCTGAACCAGGGCAACGGCTGGGACTGGACCCTGGACTACCTGGGCCGCGCCATCGACGATGCGCTGCCGGCCAAGGAAAGCGAGGACGAGTTCGCCGAGGCCATGAACGGCTACGCCGCGATGGCGGGCACGCTGGGGCGGCGGCTGGCCGAGCTGCATGCGGTGCTTTCGCGCCCGACCGACGACGAGGCTTTCGCGCCGGTGCCCGCAACGGAATCCGACGCGCGCGACTGGGCCGCGCAGGCGCTGCAGGCGCTGGAGCGCGCGCTGGCGACGGTCGACCAGCGCGCCGACAGCGTACAGGGCTCGGTGCCGCAGACGTTCGACGCCGATGTGCAGACCCTGATGGCCGCGCGCGGCGAGCTGCCCGCGCTGGTCGAGCAACTGGCCAGGGCGGCGCCCGGCAGCCTGCAGACGCGCTTCCACGGCGACTTCCACCTGGGCCAGGTGCTGATCGCGCAGAGCGACACCTACCTGGTCGATTTCGAGGGCGAGCCGGGCAGGACGCTGGACTGGCGCCGGCGCAAGACCTCGCCGCTGCGCGACGTGGCCGGCCTGCTGCGCTCGCTCGACTATGCTGCCGCCACGGTCGGCACCGATCGCCAGGAACGCACCCATACCGAGCTGCCGCCGCAGCTGGCCGAACGCCGCGCGCTGCTGCTGGAGCGCTTCCGCAGCACCGCCAACGAGGCCTTCCTGCAATGCTACCGCCAGCATATGGAAGCTTCGCCCGCACCGTGGGTCGACCCGGCTCAGCTGCAGCCGCTGCTGGACCTGTTCCTGCTCGAACGCGCCGCCTACGAGGTCGACTACGAAGCCGCCAACCGGGTGGCGTGGATCGACCTGCCGGTCAGCGGGCTGGCGCGCCTGCTGCGCAAGCTGCTGGGGCAGCCGGGAGCCCAGCCATGACCGCCCCGACAACAACAACCCGCGGCGCTTCGCGCACCGGCATGCTGCCGGGACACGAACTCGATGCGCTGCTGGGCGCGCGCCACCATGACCCGTTCGCGGTGCTGGGCCCCCACCATGACGGCGACGGGCTGCTGGTGCGCGCCTGCCTGCCCGGCGCCGTGGCGGCGCAGCTTGCCGGCGCCGACGGCGCCACGCTCGCCGAGATGGAGCGGCTGCATCCCGGCGGCATTTTTGCCGCGCGCCTGCCCGGCAACGCGCATCGTGCCGCCGCGCCGGACTACCGCATCCGCGTGACCTGGCCGGACGGCACCGAGCAGTGCAGCGCCGACCCCTATGCCTTCGACCTGCTGCTGGGCGAACTGGACCTGCACCTGATCGCCGAGGGCCGCCATTTCGAGCTGGGCGAGTGCCTGGGCGCGCAATGGCAGCGGGTGGACGGCATCGATGGCGTGCGCTTCGCGGTGTGGGCGCCGAACGCGCGGCGCGTGTCCGTGATCGGCGAATTCAACGGCTGGCACCAGGCGCGCCATCCGATGCGGCTGCGCCATCCCAGCGGCATCTGGGAGCTGTTCGTGCCGGCCGCGCTGGGCGCCGGGCCGGGCAGCCGCTACAAGTACGACCTGCTCGACCCGCACGGCACCGAGCTGCCCGACAAGGCCGACCCGCTCGCGCTCGCCACCGAAGCGCCGCCGCAGACCGCCTCGGTCGTGACCGCGCCGGGCAAGGGCGCGCCGCCGTTCGAATGGCATGACGGCGACTGGATGGCGCGCCGCGAGGCCGCCGATCCCTACGCCCTGCCGATGTCGGTCTACGAAGTCCATGCCGGCTCGTGGCTGCTTGCCGCCAACGACAACCGCCATGGCTGGGACATCCTGGCCGACAGGCTGGTGCCGTACGTGCAGGAGCTCGGCTTCACGCATATCGAACTGCTGCCCATCACCGAACACCCCTTCGGCGGCTCGTGGGGCTACCAGCCGCTGTCGCTGTATGCGCCGACCGCGCGGCTGGGACCGCCGCAGGCCTTCGCCGCCTTTGTCGACCGCTGCCACCAGGCCGGCATCGGTGTGATCCTGGACTGGGTGCCGGCGCACTTCCCGACCGACCCGCACGGGCTTGCGCGCTTCGACGGCACCGCGCTCTACGAACACATGGATCCGCGCGAAGGCTTCCACCAGGACTGGAACACGCTGATCTACAACCTCGGCCGCAACGAGGTGCGCGGCTTCCTGCTGGCCGGCGCGCTGCACTGGCTGGAGCACTTCCACGCCGACGGGCTGCGCGTCGACGCGGTCGCTTCCATGCTCTACCGCGACTACAGCCGCGAGCCGGGGCAATGGGTGCCGAACCGCTACGGCGGCCGCGAGAACCTGGAGGCAGTCGCGTTCCTGCGCGAACTCAACAGCGTGGTCCATGAACGCTGCCCCGGTGCGCTGACCATCGCGGAGGAATCGACCGCGTGGCCCGGCGTCACCGCCAGCGTGGCCAGCGGCGGGCTGGGCTTCGACTTCAAGTGGAACATGGGCTGGATGCACGACACGCTGCGCTACCTCGGGCATGAGCCGGTACACCGCGCCTGGCATCACCAGGACATGACCTTCGGGCTGGTCTATGCGTGGTCCGAGGCCTTTGTGCTGCCGCTCTCGCACGACGAGGTCGTGCACGGCAAGGGCTCGATGCTGGGCAAGGTGCCCGGCGACCACTGGCAGCGCTTTGCCGGCCTGCGCGCCTACTACGGCTTCATGTGGACCCATCCCGGCAAGAAGCTGCTGTTCATGGGCAGCGAGCTGGCGCAGTGGCAGGAGTGGAATCACGACGCCGAACTCGACTGGGCGCTGCTGGACCACCCCATGCACCGCGGCATGCATACGCTGGTGCGCGACCTGAACCGGCTCTACCGCGAGCTGCCGGCGCTGCACGCGCTCGACCACAGCCCCGAGGGCTTCCAGTGGGTGGTCGGCGACGACAACCACAACAGCGTGTTCGCGTGGCTGCGCCGCGCCGCGCCGGGCAGCCGCGAGGTGGTGCTGGTGGTGGTCAACATGACGCCGGTGCCGCGCCAGGGCTACCGGGTCGGCGTACCCTTTGCCGGTACCTGGCACGAATGCCTGAACACCGACGCCGGGTGCTATGGCGGCAGCAATGTCGGCAACGGCGGCACGGCGACAGCCGTGGACGTGCCCTCGCACGGCCAGCCCGCCTCGCTGGCGCTGACGCTGCCGCCGCTGGCCACGCTCGTGCTGCGGCTCGAGCCGACTGCGGGTGCGCCAGGCGCCACGACATGACCCGACCGTTCGCGAACCGGCTGCTGCCCGGCAAGCCGTACCCGCTGGGCGCCCACTGGGACGGGCTGGGGGTTAACTTCGCGGTGTTCTCGGCGCATGCTTCGCGCATCGACCTGTGCCTGTTCTCCGAGAACGGCCGCAAGGAACTGGCGCGCCTGCCGCTGCCGGAATGCACCGACGAGATCTGGCACGGCTACCTGCCCAACGCCGCGCTCGGCACGCTGTATGGCTACCGCGCGCACGGCCCCTACGATCCCGCGCACGGGCACCGCTTCAATCCGCACAAGCTGCTGCTGGACCCGTACGCGCGCCAGCTGAGCGGGCCGGTGCGCTGGGCCGACGTGCTGTTCGGCTACCGCCTGCAGAGCGCGCGCGGCGACCTGACGCCGGACCGCCGCGACAGCGCCCAGAGCATGCCCAAGGCGGTGGTGATCGACGAAAGCTTCCATTGGGGCGACGACCGCCCGCCCGCCGTGCCGTGGCCCGCCACCGTCATCTATGAAGCCCACCTGCGCGGCCTGTCGATGCTGCGCGACGACCTGTTGCCCAACCTGCGCGGCTCCTTCGCCTCGCTGTGCGACCCGCGCTTTATCGACCACCTGGTGCAGATGGGCATCACCACCGTGGAGCTGCTGCCGGTGCAAGCGATCCTGCAGGACCGCTTCCTGCTGGAGCGCGGGCTGCGCAACTACTGGGGCTACAACACCATGGCGTACTTCGCGCCGGAACCGGCCTACCTGGGCACCGGGCAGCTGCAGGAATGCAAGGTGGCAATGCGGCGCCTGCATGCAGCCGGCATCGAAGTGATCCTGGACGTGGTCTACAACCACACGTGCGAAGGCAACGAGCTGGGACCCACGGTATCGTGGCGCGGCCTGGACAACGCCAGCTACTACCGCCTGATGCCGGGCGACGGGCGCCACTACATCAACGACACCGGCTGCGGCAACACGCTCAACCTGTCGCACCCGCGCGTGCTGCAGATGGTGATGGACTCGCTGCGCTACTGGGTGGAGTGCTACCACGTGGACGGCTTCCGTTTCGACCTGGGCAGCACGCTCGGGCGCGAAGGCAACGGCTTCGACCAGGGCTCGGGCTTCTTCGATGCGCTGATGCAGGACCCGGTGCTGAGCCGAGTCAAGCTGATCTCGGAACCGTGGGACCTGGGCCCCGGCGGCTACCAGCTCGGCAACCACCCGCCCGGCTTTGCCGAGTGGAACGACAAGTTCCGCGACGCGGTGCGCCGCTTCTGGCGCGGCGACGCCGGCAAGCGCGGCGAACTGGCGGCGCGGCTGGCAGGCTCGGCCGACCTGTTCGACTGGCGCCACCGGCGCCCGTGGGCCAGCGTCAACTTCATCACCGCGCACGACGGCTTTACGCTGGCCGACCTGGTCAGCTACAGCGCCAAGCACAACGAGGCCAACGGCGAAGACAACCGCGACGGCACCGACGACAACGCCAGCGGCAACTGGAGCCCGGACGGCAGCGTCGAAGGCCCGACCGACGACCCCGAAATCCTGGAGCGCCGCAGCCGCGTGGCGCAGGCCCTGATGGCCACGCTGCTGCTCGCGCAAGGCACGCCGATGCTGACCGCCGGCGACGAATGGGGCCGCACCCAGCACGGCAACAACAACGCCTACTGCCAGGACAACGAGATCTCGTGGCTGGACTGGAAGCAGGCCCAGACGCCTGGTGCGCAGCCGCTGCAGCACATGGTGCGACGCCTGCTCGCGCTGCGCCGGCGGCTGCACGCGTTCACCGGCGACCGCTTCGCCCACGGACGCCAGGAACCGGCGCGCGGCATCGCCGACATTGCCTGGTTCGATATCGACGGCAATCCGCCCACCCCCGAGGAATGGGCCGACCCGGAAATCCGCACGCTGGCGCTGCGCCGCGCCGCCGCGCCGCCGCAGCCCGAGCGCCCGCAACTGGGCTCGCTGCCGGAAGAGGAGGGAGACGAGGACGATGCGCGCACCGTGCAGGTGACGCTGATGCTGCTCAACGCCGGTGAGGCCGACGCGTCGTTTTCGCTGCCCGCGCCCAGGCTGGCCTGGACCCTGCTCTTCGACAGCAGCCGGCCGGAAGCCACCGAGTCCGAGCTTGCCGGCGATCCGGTGGACGAAAGCCAGGTGGTGCCGGGGCATTCGCTGGTGCTGCTGGCTGCCCCGGCCCGCAGCCGCGAGAGCCCGCACCAGGAAAGCCCGCCGCTGGGCGCGCCGCAGGAAACACAGGAATGACCCGACGCATGCACCGCAGCGCAACACCGCCGCCAACGCTACTACAGAAGCTGGCGCTGCGCGCCGACCTGCAGCCGCACTGGACGGATGCCTGGAGCCAGCCCCGGATCGTGTCCGACGACGCGCTGCGGCGCGTGCTGGACGGCCTTGGCCTGCCCTGCGCCACCCCCGGCCAGTGCGAGGCCTCGCGCGCCTGGCTCGCGGCCGATGACGCCGCCCACACGCTGCCGCCGCTGGTCACGGCCGAGCGCGGCCAGCCGGTGGCGGTGCCGTGGCCGCACACGCTGCCGCAGCGCGCATACCGGCTGACGCTGGAAGACGGCGCCATCGTGAGCGGCACCGCCGTGCGCGCGCACGCAGACGGCAATCCGGCCGGCACCATGCTGCTGCCGCCGATCGACGTCTGCGGCTACCACCGGCTCGAACTGGGCGATGCGCAAACGGTGCTGGCAGTGGCACCGGCGCGCTGCTACGGCGTGGCGGACGCACTACGGCACGCCAACCGTGCAGCCACGGGCGCCGGCGCACGCCCCTGGGGGCTGGCGGTGCAGCTCTACAGCCTGCGCCGCGGCGCCGACTGCGGCATGGGCGACCTGACCGCGCTGGCCCGGTGCTGCGCCAGCGCCGCCGCCCTGCACGCCGACGCGGTCGCGATCAATCCGCTGCACGCCGGCTTTGCCGCGCTGCCGCAGCGGTACAGCCCGTATGCGCCCTCCAGCCGGCTGTTCCTGAACCCGCTCTACGCCGATCCCGCCGCGGTGTTCGGCCAGCAAGCGCTGGACGCGGCCATCGCGGCGCTCGGCATCGGCGAGCGGCTGGCGGCACTGGAAGCGCTCACGGAAATCGACTGGATCGTGCTGGCGCCGCTGCGCTATGCCGTGCTGCACTGGCTCTGGCAGCGGCGCGAGACCCTGCTGCCACGCGCGGCGCTGGACGACTGCGCCGCCTTCCGCGCCCGCGGCGGCACGGCACTGCATGCGCATGCCTGCTATGAAGCGATCCAGGCGCAGCGGCTGGCCACGGCCAGCAATGGCATGAACCACGCATCGGCGCCGGACTGGCGCTGCTGGCCGGTCACGCTGCGCTCGCCCGCCGACGCCGCGGTGGCGGCCTTTGCCCGCGACCACGCCGACGACGTGGGCTACCACGCCTTCCTGCAATGGCTCGCCGCCGATGGCATGGCGCGTGCGCAGCGCGCCGCGCGCGACGCCGGCATGGCGGTTGGCGTGGTCTGCGACCTGGCGGTCGGCGCCGACCCGGGCGGCAGCCAGGCCTGGACCCGCCAACAGGAAATACTGGCCGGCTTCCATGCCGGCGCGCCGCCGGACCTGTACAACCCGCTCGGCCAGGACTGGGGCGTGGCGGTGTTCACGCCGCGCGGCCTGCGCCAGAACGGCTACGCCGCCTTCCTGGAAATGCTGCGCGCCAACCTTTCCCATTGCGGCGGGCTGCGCATCGACCACGTGCTGGGCCTGGCGCGGATGTGGCTGGTGCCCGCGGGCGCATCCGCCAGTGACGGCGCCTACCTGCGCTACCCGCTCGAAGACCTGCTGCGGCTGGTGGCGCTGGAATCCTGGCGGCACCGCGCCATCATCATCGGCGAGAACCTCGGCACGGTCCCGCCCGAACTGAACGCGGCGCTGGCCGCGCGCGGCGTGCTCGGCATCGACGTGCTGTGGTTCCAGCGCGAGGAAGTGAAGGCGGCAGAGGCCGCGGCCGATCCGGCCACCGAAGCAGACCCCGCGCCGTTCCAGCCGCCCGCGCAGTGGCCGCCCGAAGCCATCGCCACCACGTCCACGCACGACCTGCCCACCGTCGCCGGCTGGTGGGCCGGACGCGACCTCGACTGGCGCGACCGGCTGAAGCTGCTCGCGCCCGGCGAATCCCTGGCGCAGGCCCAGGCAGGCCGCGCCCGCGAGCGCAGCGCGCTGTGGCGGGCGCTGAGCGACGCCGGGTTGTGCCACGGCCCGGAGCCCGGTCCGGCGCACGCACCGCTGGATGCCGTGCTGGCCTGGCTGGGTACCGCGCGCACGGCGCTGCGCGTGGTGCCGCTGGAAGATCTGCTGGGCGAGGCCGAGCAGCCCAACCTGCCCGGCACCACCAGCGTCCATCCCAACTGGCAGCGCCGGCTCGACCCCGACGTACGCGCGCTGGCCGACATGCCGGCGCTGCGCGCCCGGGCGCAATCGATCCGGCAAGCGGTTCGCAGTGGCCGCCACGGCACCCTGCATCCGCCGCCGCGCGGCTAGCCACCATGGAGGTGGCGCCGACCCCACCCGCGCCGCGATCCGGGCGCGCACCGTTCCCCCCATCCGCTAAGCTTGACCCACCAGCATGCGCAGGAGGTTCCGCCATGAAGGAAGTGATCCGGCCCGAGCACGCCGACGACACCCGTACCGCGCTGTCCGGCGCCAGCCTGCGCCGCGCGTTCCTGGACCACGTGTTCCATACCCAGGGCAAGCTGCCCGGCCACGCCAGCCAGAACGACCTCTACCAGGCCGCGGCGCATACCGTGCGCGACCGCCTGGTGCAGCGCTGGATCAGCACCGCCGAAGCCTACCTGGGCCAGCCTTCGCGCACTGTGGCCTACCTGTCGGCCGAGTTCCTGATGGGCCCGCACCTGGGCAACAACCTGATCAACCTCGGCATCTTCGACGAAGTGCACGAGGCCATGGCGGCGGCCGGGCTCGACCTCGACCGCATCCTGGAGCAGGAAGTCGAGCCGGGCCTGGGCAACGGCGGCCTGGGCCGTCTGGCGGCGTGCTTCATGGATTCGCTGGCGACGCTGGAGATCCCGGCGCTGGGCTACGGCATCCGTTACGAATACGGCATTTTCCAGCAAACCATCATGGACGGCATGCAGGTGGAGAAGACCGATACCTGGCTGCGCAACGGCAACCCGTGGGAGATCCAGCGCTCCGAATGGGCGGTGCAGGTGCGCCTGGGCGGCCACACCGAGCACTACACCGACGACCGCGGCCACTACCGCGTGCGCTGGGTGCCGGCCAAGACCGTGGCCGGCGTGCCCTTCGATTCGCCGATCCTGGGCTACCGCGTCAATACCGTGAACACGCTGCGGCTGTGGCGCGCCGATGCCACCGAGGCCTTCGACTTCCATACCTTCAACCGCGGCGACTACCTCGGCGCGGTGAGCAAGAAGGTGACGTCGGAGAA
This genomic window from Cupriavidus oxalaticus contains:
- the malQ gene encoding 4-alpha-glucanotransferase, which gives rise to MTRRMHRSATPPPTLLQKLALRADLQPHWTDAWSQPRIVSDDALRRVLDGLGLPCATPGQCEASRAWLAADDAAHTLPPLVTAERGQPVAVPWPHTLPQRAYRLTLEDGAIVSGTAVRAHADGNPAGTMLLPPIDVCGYHRLELGDAQTVLAVAPARCYGVADALRHANRAATGAGARPWGLAVQLYSLRRGADCGMGDLTALARCCASAAALHADAVAINPLHAGFAALPQRYSPYAPSSRLFLNPLYADPAAVFGQQALDAAIAALGIGERLAALEALTEIDWIVLAPLRYAVLHWLWQRRETLLPRAALDDCAAFRARGGTALHAHACYEAIQAQRLATASNGMNHASAPDWRCWPVTLRSPADAAVAAFARDHADDVGYHAFLQWLAADGMARAQRAARDAGMAVGVVCDLAVGADPGGSQAWTRQQEILAGFHAGAPPDLYNPLGQDWGVAVFTPRGLRQNGYAAFLEMLRANLSHCGGLRIDHVLGLARMWLVPAGASASDGAYLRYPLEDLLRLVALESWRHRAIIIGENLGTVPPELNAALAARGVLGIDVLWFQREEVKAAEAAADPATEADPAPFQPPAQWPPEAIATTSTHDLPTVAGWWAGRDLDWRDRLKLLAPGESLAQAQAGRARERSALWRALSDAGLCHGPEPGPAHAPLDAVLAWLGTARTALRVVPLEDLLGEAEQPNLPGTTSVHPNWQRRLDPDVRALADMPALRARAQSIRQAVRSGRHGTLHPPPRG